Proteins encoded together in one Aminivibrio sp. window:
- a CDS encoding nucleotide sugar dehydrogenase, with protein sequence MESTTRIAIIGLGYVGLPLAVEFGKKYPTTGFDIKPRRIQELSSGIDRTLEVSQADLSASPHLSFTSNPADIKHCTVFIVTVPTPVDDHKRPDLTPLRKASETVGSVLKKNDIVIFESTVYPGCTEEECVPILEKTSGLVFNKDFFCGYSPERINPGDKNHSVTSIKKVTSGSTVETAKKVDALYKSIISAGTHPAGSIKEAEAAKVIENTQRDINIAFVNELALIFDKMGIDTLSVLEAAGTKWNFLPFRPGLVGGHCIGVDPYYLTYKAESLGYHPEIILSGRRINDAMGAYVAGRVIKLMIKKTAHRRSQGTCPRHDLQGKLP encoded by the coding sequence ATGGAAAGCACCACTCGAATTGCGATCATCGGTCTTGGATATGTCGGCCTTCCGCTTGCCGTTGAGTTCGGAAAAAAATACCCGACCACGGGCTTTGACATAAAACCCAGGCGAATCCAGGAGCTCAGCTCAGGCATTGATAGGACGCTGGAGGTTTCCCAGGCTGACCTTTCCGCTTCACCCCATCTTTCTTTCACCTCTAACCCGGCGGATATCAAGCACTGCACCGTGTTTATCGTTACAGTGCCCACACCGGTGGACGATCACAAGCGCCCGGATCTCACCCCCCTCCGGAAAGCCAGTGAAACCGTCGGCAGTGTCCTGAAAAAGAACGACATCGTCATTTTCGAATCTACCGTCTACCCCGGATGCACGGAAGAAGAATGTGTCCCCATTCTTGAAAAAACGAGCGGCCTGGTTTTCAACAAAGATTTCTTCTGCGGCTACAGCCCGGAGAGAATCAACCCCGGCGACAAGAACCACTCGGTCACCTCCATAAAAAAGGTTACCTCCGGGTCTACTGTCGAAACGGCAAAAAAGGTTGACGCCCTGTATAAAAGTATCATCTCCGCAGGCACCCATCCTGCCGGAAGCATAAAGGAAGCCGAGGCCGCAAAAGTAATAGAGAACACCCAAAGAGATATCAACATCGCCTTCGTGAACGAGCTTGCCCTGATATTCGACAAAATGGGAATAGACACCCTGAGTGTCCTCGAAGCCGCCGGAACCAAGTGGAACTTCCTTCCCTTCCGCCCCGGGCTGGTCGGCGGGCACTGCATCGGCGTGGATCCCTATTACCTGACCTACAAGGCCGAATCACTGGGGTATCACCCGGAAATCATTCTCAGCGGACGCCGGATCAACGACGCCATGGGCGCCTATGTGGCCGGCAGGGTGATAAAGCTCATGATCAAAAAAACAGCCCATCGACGGAGCCAGGGTACTTGTCCTCGGCATGACCTTCAAGGAAAACTGCCCTGA
- a CDS encoding UDP-glucose/GDP-mannose dehydrogenase family protein, protein MDIIRELQDFGCRVSVFDPWADPLEVKEEYGLTMLSDLAEAKQTPFNAVVVAVGHNEFREIDPRSLVPSDGVVFDVKGIFDKNAIDGRL, encoded by the coding sequence ATGGACATCATCAGGGAGCTGCAGGACTTCGGGTGTCGTGTTTCCGTGTTCGACCCCTGGGCGGACCCCCTGGAGGTAAAAGAAGAATACGGCCTAACGATGCTCTCTGATCTCGCCGAAGCGAAGCAAACACCTTTCAACGCCGTCGTCGTGGCCGTAGGCCATAACGAGTTCAGGGAAATCGACCCCCGCTCTCTTGTACCCTCTGACGGCGTGGTTTTTGACGTGAAGGGGATTTTCGATAAAAACGCAATCGACGGGAGGCTTTGA
- a CDS encoding NAD-dependent epimerase, whose product MKVLVTGTAGFIGYHTALRLIERGDEVVGIDNINDYYDVRLKFGRLKECGIDPEKAVLWNKEVQSGCYPKYRFLRLDLADRQGTADLFERETFQRVIHLAAQAGVRYSLVNPHAYIDSNITGTLNILEGCRHNGVEHLVYASSSSVYGLNETMPFSTSDSVDHPVSLYAATKKSNELMAHSYSKLYNLPTTGLRFFTVYGPWGRPDMALFLFTKAILENKPIDVFNNGEMSRDFTYVDDIVEGILRVLDNPPEPDKQWSGACPSPASSPAPYKIYNIGNSSPVRLMDFIEAIEAALGKKAQKNYLPLQKGDVPVTWADTSDLEKSFGYKPATPVKEGIERFVEWYRKFYGE is encoded by the coding sequence ATGAAAGTACTGGTAACGGGAACCGCCGGTTTCATAGGCTATCATACCGCTCTCCGCCTGATCGAGCGGGGAGATGAAGTCGTCGGAATCGATAACATAAACGATTACTATGATGTCCGCCTCAAATTCGGACGGCTGAAAGAGTGCGGCATTGACCCCGAAAAGGCGGTTCTGTGGAACAAAGAAGTCCAAAGCGGTTGCTATCCGAAATACCGCTTCCTCCGGCTTGATCTTGCCGACCGCCAGGGAACAGCCGACCTTTTTGAACGGGAGACGTTCCAGCGGGTAATCCACCTGGCAGCCCAGGCCGGGGTTCGCTACAGCCTGGTCAACCCCCACGCCTATATAGACTCCAACATCACCGGTACGCTCAACATCCTCGAAGGGTGCAGGCACAACGGCGTCGAGCACCTCGTCTACGCCTCCAGCTCCTCCGTCTACGGACTCAACGAAACCATGCCCTTCAGCACTTCCGACAGCGTGGACCATCCGGTCAGCCTCTACGCAGCCACCAAAAAAAGCAACGAACTGATGGCCCACAGCTACAGCAAACTCTACAACCTCCCCACCACGGGGCTGCGGTTCTTCACCGTCTACGGCCCCTGGGGGCGCCCCGACATGGCCCTTTTCCTCTTCACCAAGGCCATCCTCGAAAATAAGCCCATCGACGTTTTTAATAACGGTGAAATGAGCCGGGACTTCACCTACGTGGACGATATCGTCGAAGGCATACTCCGGGTTCTTGACAACCCTCCGGAACCAGACAAACAATGGAGCGGCGCATGCCCTTCCCCCGCAAGCTCCCCGGCGCCCTATAAAATCTACAACATCGGGAACTCCTCGCCGGTCCGCCTGATGGACTTTATCGAAGCAATCGAGGCCGCTTTGGGGAAAAAAGCGCAAAAAAACTACCTGCCCCTGCAAAAAGGAGATGTGCCTGTCACGTGGGCAGATACATCTGACCTTGAAAAGTCTTTTGGTTACAAGCCAGCCACTCCGGTAAAAGAAGGAATTGAGCGGTTTGTGGAGTGGTACCGGAAATTCTACGGAGAGTGA
- a CDS encoding DapH/DapD/GlmU-related protein — MSVSNTVFIPETATLGHNVVVEDDVEIGPGVEIGHNVVIRRGVRIGENCKILDGAVLGKQPAKASLSATTGEPRVLPPLVLGRAVTIGANCVIYRGAVLGDGVFVGDLASIREDVAIGELTIIGRGVTIENKTTIGRKCKIETEAYITAMSTVEDYCFIAPCVAFTNDNFLGRTEDRKKHFGGPTLKKGARIGANATLLPGVTVGEDALVAAGSVVTKDVPSRTIVVGSPAKVLRSVPEEQLIENQIFFDK, encoded by the coding sequence ATGAGCGTTTCGAATACCGTGTTCATTCCCGAAACAGCGACTCTCGGGCACAATGTGGTCGTAGAAGACGATGTGGAAATCGGCCCTGGGGTGGAGATCGGCCATAACGTGGTCATCCGGCGGGGCGTCCGCATCGGCGAAAACTGCAAGATCCTCGACGGGGCCGTGCTCGGCAAGCAGCCGGCAAAGGCGTCCCTCTCCGCCACCACGGGAGAGCCCAGAGTTCTCCCCCCCCTCGTTCTGGGGCGTGCCGTCACCATCGGCGCCAACTGTGTCATCTACCGGGGGGCCGTCCTGGGCGACGGGGTCTTCGTGGGGGATCTTGCCTCCATCCGCGAAGACGTTGCCATAGGCGAGCTCACCATCATCGGCCGGGGCGTCACCATAGAGAACAAAACAACCATCGGCCGGAAATGCAAGATCGAGACCGAGGCCTACATCACCGCCATGTCCACCGTGGAAGATTACTGCTTCATCGCTCCCTGCGTGGCCTTCACCAACGATAACTTCCTCGGTCGCACTGAGGATCGCAAAAAACACTTCGGCGGCCCCACCCTCAAAAAGGGAGCCAGGATAGGCGCCAACGCCACCCTCCTTCCGGGAGTGACCGTCGGAGAGGACGCCCTTGTGGCCGCCGGCAGCGTGGTCACGAAAGACGTTCCCTCCCGGACGATCGTCGTGGGTTCCCCCGCGAAGGTTCTCCGGTCCGTTCCTGAAGAGCAGCTCATCGAAAACCAAATTTTCTTCGACAAATAG
- a CDS encoding nucleotide sugar dehydrogenase codes for MTLLEKITGKTARVGVIGLGYVGLPLAVEKAKAGFSVIGFDVQKEKCDSVNRGENYIGDVVPEELTRLVNNGHLCASGDFSRIAECDVVAICVPTPLDRYKQPDMTYVETSARTVAQYAHKDMLVVLESTTWPGTTEEILKPIFEEKGFTVGKDLHLAFSPERVDPGNLLYKTKNTPKVVGGCTPECTKHAKALYEAVLQAPIFAVSTPKEAEMTKILENTFRIVNCALANEMAIICHKMGVNIWEVIAAAATKPFGFVPFYPGPGVGGHCIPIDPYYLTWKARAHDYHTRLIEMAGDINDEMPAYVVTRLQDLLNDRCKPMKGSRILLLGVAYKGDIDDLRESPALKVWDELEHKGAAVDYFDPYCPKAKRPGGTRKSIELTPEALAAYDAVIVTTAHKKGVDYSLVENHASLVLDTKNVYGGKERENIVLL; via the coding sequence ATGACACTACTGGAAAAAATCACCGGCAAAACGGCACGGGTCGGAGTAATCGGCCTCGGCTACGTGGGCCTCCCCCTGGCCGTGGAAAAGGCGAAAGCGGGCTTTTCCGTCATCGGGTTCGACGTACAGAAGGAAAAGTGCGACTCCGTCAACCGGGGAGAAAACTACATCGGTGACGTGGTCCCCGAGGAGCTCACACGTCTCGTCAACAACGGGCACCTCTGCGCCTCCGGGGACTTCAGCCGGATCGCCGAGTGCGACGTGGTGGCTATCTGCGTCCCCACTCCGCTGGACCGCTACAAGCAGCCCGACATGACCTACGTGGAGACCTCCGCCCGCACCGTCGCCCAGTATGCCCACAAGGACATGCTCGTGGTTCTTGAATCCACCACGTGGCCCGGCACCACCGAGGAGATCCTTAAGCCCATCTTCGAGGAAAAGGGATTCACCGTGGGGAAGGACCTCCACCTCGCCTTCTCCCCCGAGCGGGTGGACCCAGGCAACCTCCTCTACAAGACCAAGAACACCCCTAAGGTCGTGGGCGGATGCACCCCAGAATGCACCAAACACGCCAAGGCGCTCTACGAGGCCGTTCTCCAGGCGCCTATATTTGCCGTCTCCACCCCCAAGGAAGCGGAAATGACCAAGATCCTCGAGAACACCTTCCGGATCGTCAACTGCGCTCTCGCCAACGAAATGGCCATCATCTGCCACAAGATGGGCGTCAACATCTGGGAGGTCATCGCCGCGGCCGCCACCAAGCCCTTCGGCTTCGTTCCCTTCTACCCCGGTCCCGGCGTGGGAGGGCACTGCATTCCCATCGACCCGTACTACCTCACCTGGAAGGCCCGGGCCCACGACTACCACACCCGCCTCATCGAGATGGCCGGCGACATCAACGACGAGATGCCCGCCTACGTGGTCACCCGCCTCCAGGACCTCCTCAACGACCGGTGCAAGCCCATGAAGGGAAGCCGGATACTCCTGCTGGGTGTTGCCTACAAGGGCGACATCGACGACCTCCGCGAATCCCCGGCCCTCAAGGTCTGGGACGAGCTCGAACATAAAGGCGCCGCGGTTGACTACTTCGACCCCTACTGCCCGAAGGCGAAACGCCCCGGGGGAACGAGAAAATCAATCGAACTCACCCCTGAAGCGCTTGCAGCCTACGACGCCGTCATCGTCACCACGGCTCACAAAAAGGGAGTGGACTACAGCCTCGTGGAGAACCACGCCTCCCTCGTCCTGGATACCAAGAACGTCTACGGCGGGAAAGAACGGGAGAACATCGTGCTGTTATGA
- a CDS encoding Fic family protein — MKSQGTSLITKMNADLNEVERIRSLIRKGEGLTIEFKESGRALSKSVYQTVCAFLNRNGGNILLGVADDGRITGIDQGNISRIKREFASTLNNREKISPPPYLALNEIEIDGVTILQVFVPESSQVHRCAGRIFDRSEDGDIDITGNTRSVAELYIRKQNSYSENRIYSHAELADLREDLIARVRKIAGIQRKDHPWTRMDDMELLKSAQLHQVNLETGKSGITLAGILLLGKDESILSAVPHHRTDLILRIKNVDRYDDRDVVHTNLIDSYDRIMAFIAKHLPDPFHLERDTRFSLRELIFREIASNILIHREYSNPFPAKLIIGKDDVRTENSNKSHGFGLIDPKSFSPFPKNPVIARFFREIGRADELGSGVRNLTKYGEAYGGRMPELMEGDIFRTIVYLPTADKKDVTTEVTMEVTTEVAMEVLFLSAFHGEMSRRELQARLGLKNAEHFRQKYLAPALESGLIEMTIPDRPKSRLQQYRLTEKGGKELEKMRKKQPFGR; from the coding sequence ATGAAGTCACAAGGTACAAGCCTCATTACCAAAATGAACGCTGATCTGAATGAGGTTGAGCGGATCCGCAGCCTTATCCGGAAGGGAGAAGGTCTGACCATTGAGTTTAAAGAATCAGGGCGGGCTCTCAGCAAAAGCGTGTACCAAACAGTATGTGCCTTTCTCAACCGGAACGGGGGAAATATTCTTCTTGGAGTAGCCGATGACGGTAGAATTACAGGAATTGATCAGGGTAACATTTCCAGAATAAAAAGAGAATTTGCCTCGACTTTGAACAATCGGGAAAAAATCAGTCCGCCGCCCTACCTGGCCTTGAATGAAATCGAAATAGACGGTGTCACGATCCTGCAGGTCTTTGTTCCCGAGAGTTCTCAGGTGCATCGCTGCGCAGGGCGAATTTTTGACCGCAGCGAGGACGGAGATATCGATATCACGGGAAATACCCGGTCTGTGGCGGAGCTTTACATACGAAAACAAAACTCCTACTCGGAGAACCGTATCTACTCCCATGCCGAACTCGCAGATCTCCGCGAAGACCTTATAGCCCGCGTCAGGAAAATAGCGGGAATCCAGCGAAAGGATCATCCCTGGACGCGCATGGATGATATGGAACTGTTAAAAAGTGCGCAACTGCACCAGGTGAACCTTGAAACGGGGAAAAGCGGTATTACCCTGGCGGGTATCCTTTTGCTCGGAAAGGACGAATCCATACTTTCCGCAGTTCCCCATCATCGGACTGATCTGATCCTGCGTATAAAAAATGTTGACCGTTACGATGACCGCGACGTCGTTCACACAAACCTGATCGACAGCTACGACAGGATCATGGCATTTATCGCAAAACATCTACCTGACCCCTTCCATCTTGAACGAGACACGCGCTTTAGCCTGCGGGAGCTGATATTCAGGGAAATCGCATCAAACATCCTCATCCACAGAGAATATTCAAACCCCTTTCCCGCAAAGCTCATCATCGGAAAAGATGATGTACGCACAGAAAACAGCAATAAATCCCATGGATTCGGGCTGATTGACCCCAAGTCATTCTCTCCTTTCCCTAAAAACCCGGTAATTGCCAGGTTTTTCAGGGAAATAGGCCGTGCGGACGAACTTGGTTCCGGTGTGCGCAACCTTACAAAATACGGTGAAGCATACGGAGGCAGAATGCCGGAACTAATGGAGGGGGACATCTTCAGAACCATTGTCTATCTGCCGACCGCGGACAAAAAGGATGTCACCACGGAAGTTACCATGGAAGTCACCACGGAAGTCGCCATGGAAGTTCTTTTCCTTTCCGCGTTTCACGGTGAAATGAGCAGGCGTGAACTTCAGGCCAGGCTAGGGCTGAAAAATGCTGAACACTTTCGCCAAAAATACCTCGCCCCCGCGCTGGAATCCGGACTGATTGAGATGACGATACCGGACAGACCGAAAAGCCGTCTGCAACAGTATCGTTTGACGGAAAAAGGCGGGAAAGAAC